The Raphanus sativus cultivar WK10039 chromosome 2, ASM80110v3, whole genome shotgun sequence genome includes a region encoding these proteins:
- the LOC108838466 gene encoding uncharacterized protein LOC108838466, whose product MSLAIAEVYTVRKFHRESMKKPAKTTVSGEGDEKIIGSALREVTKTPVKQNGTRGFGRWFVGKPKKSSAKVSDPTTIE is encoded by the coding sequence ATGTCGCTAGCTATCGCAGAGGTTTACACGGTGAGGAAGTTTCACAGAGAGAGTATGAAGAAACCGGCCAAAACTACGGTTTCCGGCGAGGGAGATGAAAAGATCATCGGAAGTGCGCTCCGGGAGGTCACGAAAACGCCCGTGAAACAGAATGGGACTAGAGGATTCGGACGGTGGTTTGTTGGGAAGCCAAAGAAAAGCTCGGCAAAAGTTTCGGATCCCACGACGATTGAgtga